The Fulvia fulva chromosome 1, complete sequence region AGTTCCTCCAACTCCAAGCAAAAGCACATCCCGACCTGGCCCCAGCATCGCAGAAACGACACGCCGAAGCCTTGAGCGCACGCATAAACGAAGCATACAAAACGTTACAGGATCCTCTCAAACGAGCGCAGTACCTCCTTTCACAGCACGGGATTGATGTTGATGACGAGAGCGCAAAGCTATCTGAGAGCGAACTGTTGATGGAGGTCATGGAAGCGCGGGAGGCTGTCGAAGAGGCAGAGAACGAGGAAGATCTGATAGACATCCGTGCAGAGAACAGCGAGCGGATAGACAAGAGTGTAGCGATACTATCCGAGGCTTTTGCGCAGGAGGAAATGGACAAGGCGGCGAGAGAAGCGATAAAGCTGCGGTATTGGATGAATATAGAGGAGAGTATACAAGGGTGGGAGAAAGGAAAGGGCGGCGGCATAATCCATCATTGAGGTAGAGAGCATATGACATGTTGTCAGGCCGCTAGTTGCGTTGTCGAGTCTGCTTGCCAGATGCAGATACGTGAGAATGTCGAGACTATGGCAGTATGCATGATACCGCCTGGTGGCCCTTCTGCGGCAGTCTGCTTGTCAACGTGTACTCTTGTATATCGTCCGGTTGTCTGCGGCTCCAACGCGAGACGTAGTGCGCAATTAGGTCTCGAGATTGGAGAGCACGAACTGCAGAGTTGGTAAGATACGAGCTTGGCCGTCTCTATGCTGTGCCAATTATCTGTCGTACACTCTAGTGATTACACGCGTGCTATTGACCATTGATCTTCTCCGATGCCTTCTCTTCTTCAATCGA contains the following coding sequences:
- a CDS encoding J-type co-chaperone JAC1, mitochondrial; the protein is MSRPVARAIGSLSRRTFITSRTARQQEVPQSHFDFFPQTYPQGPPPHATFTPDLKQLRKEFLQLQAKAHPDLAPASQKRHAEALSARINEAYKTLQDPLKRAQYLLSQHGIDVDDESAKLSESELLMEVMEAREAVEEAENEEDLIDIRAENSERIDKSVAILSEAFAQEEMDKAAREAIKLRYWMNIEESIQGWEKGKGGGIIHH